The sequence below is a genomic window from Setaria italica strain Yugu1 chromosome IV, Setaria_italica_v2.0, whole genome shotgun sequence.
GCATCTGAAAATAAGGTGGTCGACATCCTCCCTTTCCTTGCAGAGCTAAAACTCCTCTGGGCCATCCCAATTCCTCCTTTTCAATTGCATCGCTGTTTGTAGCCTGTCGTGCCAAATCATCCATAAGAAAATTTGGATTTTAAGGGGCAGTCTCATATTCTACAACTCCACCATTCTCTGGTCTACACACCCAGGATTAACGATGAATCTGTACAATGATCTTGTGGAGAACTTCCCTTTTCCTTCTAACATCCACACCATTTGGCCATCTCTATCTTGCAGATTTACCTGTTCCAGATCCCCTCTCATACTAATCCACTCATCCCTTGTCTCCACATTTAAACTTCTTCAACATCTGAGATGCCACCCTTTCTGCTCCGTCACTGTTATGTGTTGGTCACTACATATTTTGAGTAACTGGGGAAATTTGATTTTCAGGGCACAGTCTCCTCTCCACACATCTAGCAAGAATCTGGTTTTCGCCCCATTGTCGATTTTGATAGTTCTACCATACTGGTACCACTCTCCAGCCTTTTGCAGGGCTTGCCAGAATTGTGATTCCTCTGTTTGTGACTAGGAGAAAACCTTCCTATCCTAAGTATTTCTTTTTCAATAGCTGGATGCATAAGCTATCATCTCCACTTTCTATCCGGTATATCCACTTGGCTAGCAGCCCAGCTCCCCAAATTCCTTGGGTTTGCTCGGGGCTTCCCACTTCACCATATGGTACTTTTTCTTGTTCCCCACACCCTGCCAGAAGAATCTCCCCCTGGTCGAGTCTAGCTTTTGATGAGTCCCCTCATGTAACCAATACAACCCCATCATACACATAGGAATGCTTGTCAGGTTTGTATTGATCACGATGGCTTTTCCCCCGTAAGAAAAAGAGCCCACATTTCCAGGTGCCTAGTCTCCCCTCCACTTTAGTTGTTGGCCCGCTCATCTTAGCTTTTGATTATCTCATGTTACTGACCAGGAGCCCTAAGTACTTCATTGGCAAAAACCCCATCTGACAGTTGAAGGCATTTGCAATTTCCTCTTGCTCCTGTTTCTCCACACCCACCACAAATATTTCACTCTTGTTGTAATTTATTCTCATACCCAACATTTCCTCATAGCAGAACAATAGAAATTTGAGCATGATGATACTGTTCTTGGTTTTTTTAGGAACATGATGGTATCATCTGTATATTGTAGATGTGCGAGACCCCCCTCCACTAGGTCCGGCACCAACCCTTCAATGAGGCCTTTCTCTTTTGCACGATTAAGCATTTCTGAGAAGGCATCGCTCACCGGATTAAACAACAGCGGTGATAGTGGGTCTCCCTACCAGACCCCTTTATAGCTTCTAAAGCATCCCCCCTCTCTCCGTTTAAGTTGATTGCCACTCTACCCCCTGTCACTACCTTCATCATCCACTCCACCCATTTCTTAGGAAAGTTCTTCCCCTTCATCACCCCCATCAAGAAGCTCCAATCTACTTTGTCGTATGCTTTCTCAAAATCCAGTTTGAGGATTATCCCCTCCAACTTCCTAACTTTCAAGTGCTGTAGAACTTCATGTAGGACTACCACACCATCCAGAATGTGTCTTCCAGGAATGAATGTTGTCTGACTTGCTCCTACCACTTTGCTTGCAACTTTGGTTAGTCTGAGTGTTAGTACTTTAGTAATGATTCTGTATATTATGTTCAGGAGACATACGGGTCTGAATTACTTGATATGTGGTCCCCGGAATGAGGGTGATTACACCATAGTTTAGTCTCGATATATCTAGCTCACCCTTGTGAAGTTTCTCGAGCATTTTCAAAATGTCACCGTTTACCTGCCCCCAGAATTCTTTGAAAAATATAACAGAGAACCCATCAGGGCTGGGCTGTGTTGTTTTTCATATCCTTAACTGCGTTTTCCAGCTCCACCATTGTAGATGGTTTAATTAAGTCAAAGCTTGTCTTCTTCTTGTAGTTTGCCATTCTCTCCCCAGAAGTTTTCTGCCAAGTGAACTTGTGATGGATCTTCGCTGCCAAAGAGGCTTTTTTAGAAATCTGTCACATATTGTTTCAATTGCTCAGTCTCTGTGAATATATTCCCCCCTCTTCCAAGCTTTTGATAGTGCATTTCCTCTTCGTCCTATTTGCTATTTCATGGAAGAACCGGCGGCGGTCGCTGCACCAGACCTCGAAGGACGGGTGGCCGCAGGGTGATGAGGTCTGGTTGCCGCTGCCCAGCCAGAATAGATTGTCCTCAAGCTTGTGTCTAGCCCTCCACTCTTCTGCAGACAATCCTCTTTCGTTTGACTCCACGTCCCATTTTTTAAGTTCCAGAATGATGTTATGTTTTGCCTTCCTTTGATCACTACCCACATTTGCCCCCCACCCTTTCAACCTCCTCTTCAACAATCCTGAGCATTGGTATTGGTGTCAGTGATCTAAAACATAATCTTTCATCCTGCTAGGCCACTTAGAGATATAGTAATTTAACTAGCATATAGTATAAATATCATTATTTCAAATGCAAAAAGCTATACATTATGAAACTATTCTTTAAGATGAAGCAAGTAGTATATCAATCTTATGTTGTCAACTTGATCTTTTGTGTCTTGATAAGTAAAGCTGGAAATGTTTGACCAATAGCACTAATGTTTCATCATTCATCTAATGGCCTACCCTAGCTTTTATCTGATCGTGAGCATGTGAGGTCTGAGCAAAAATATCATATGTTCACTCAAGAAATTTTTCAAAAGTATCACGATGAATAACATCTTAATTGAAAATCTAGAAAAAATTAGTCATCGTAGCTCACTCCTGCTGGCTGGTTAATTCAACAAACTCCTATATTTGATAAGATAATCTAGAAAGTTTATGAATCGCAACACATTACAGGCATGTCGGAAACTGATTTTTACAGGAGTTTCACATGGAAACACTTGCAATTTCACCAAAATCAGAAAAAGTCTAAATGGACCCAGCTTTGAAATATGCAGGCGTTTACCTAATTTAATCAGTTTTCTTTTACCAGGAATGGAATAACCACTGCCCCCTCCCGGGCCTCGGGCCGCGTGTCCCCTCTCCGTCTTAACTACTCGCACTTGCCCACCGGGCACCGCCTCCCTCGCCCATCCCACTCCTTTCCCCGCCCCACGCCACCGGCCCCGCACCCATGGCGACCCCCGGCCGCGGCCTGCGCCCCCGCcacctcctcatcttcctcgccgccgccgtgctctacgccgcctcctcccccgccggcgCCTTCTACCTCCCCGGCGTCGCCCCCCGCGACTTCCAGAAGGTGATCGACCGACTCATTCCCTGGCTTCTCGCCCGCATGTTTCTCCGCTTCCTCTACCTGTCGGATCCAGCGCTAGGTGTTCCCCTCCGGCTTTCAGTGGCCGCGGATCTGGCAGTGCTGGGAGGAGCCGCCTCAGATCTGGCTTCCGGGACGCGCGGGGCGGGCGGTGGGTGTGCACGTGGTTCAGGGTTTAGGGATGCGCAGTGTCATAGCATTGGTGTGCACGCCTGTTCTGGGCGTGGAGGAAAAGTGATGCGGCGCGCAATGCTCGCATCCTATCTTTGATCGCGCACGTTTTGATTTGGGGCCGGAGAGCGTTGGGGAGTTAAGCTCTTCCGTTCCTTGCGTGGCCCCTGATACTGATAACATGTTTTTCGTCATGCGGTGAGGACTGTAGTTTTGCATTTTGCATAGCACGATGTAGTGGTCTTGGGAATAACAGCAATTTCTGGTAAATATAGAGCTTCTGGTGTTTTCATGTTTGAGTTCATCTATTTCTGTGAATTGTGATACTGTATACAATGCTGTGGTTGTATAGGTTACTGCTTGATTTTGTTGTCATTTTGTCTTTGATGAGTTGTGTTTAAGTTGGCCTGTTAGCTAGGTTGGTGTATGGGATGGAATAGATCACTTGCCACTCACAAGTCGTCACCAATTGCAGTTTCCTTCATTCAGTTTCATGACTTGGCATTTGAGTGGCATGTACTTGAGGTTTCATGAAGCATTGCCTTTGTTTAATTTTCAAGGATTTAGCTAAAATCTGTATGATTATTGCTAACTAGCGAGTAGACAATTCATTGCTAGCAAACATGCGTAAATTCATGCCTTCTCGTTTTGTTGATACAACTTTCATTCTAGTCATTGGAGTACTTGTCTGATCCATTGCAAGCTGGTTGATTCCTGATCTCCACTGAttaaatgtttcaaaaaaaaaaaaatccactgATTATGCTGTAGGGATGATTGTCATTTGATCATAGAAGTGGGGACCCATACTGTCTAGAATATAAATAGAATGCCAAATAATTATTCTAATATTAATCCTTTCTGACCATTCACTGTGCAGGATGATGAGCTTCAGGTGAAAGTCAACAAGCTGTCATCCATAAAGACACAGCTCCCATATGACTACTATTTCCTGGACTACTGCAAACCTCAAGCGATTAAGAACAGTGCCGAGAACTTGGGTGAAGTCCTTCGTGGGGACCGCATTGAAAATTCTGTCTATAATGTAAGGACATGAAACCTTTTGTTTTGTACTAGTTCAAGTAAAAAGAAGGGGGATTACTtgataaaaatacaaaatactGTGCGAAGCTGTCTGATCAACAGACATctcatttttttaattcatacAGTTCAAGATGAGGAGGGATGAGAGTTGCAAGGTTGTTTGTCGAAGGAAGCTTTCTCAAGAAGCTGCGAagaatttcaaagaaaaaatcgATGATGAATACCGAGTGAACATGTACGGTTTTATGTTAAAGCTGATACTTTTTTTAATTGTCCGTAGAACAATGTGACCATCTAGTAAGTAGAATATAGAGTTTTTCTGCTTCAAATTTGTGCACATGAGATTTATCACTCTATTGTCTTGCTGTCATTTGCTCGTTCGACTGCCATGTCCATGAGATATTGACTGGAAGTTTCTGGAGTGTCCTTGAATTATCTCAGTATGTGTTTCTTATGTTCAGTACTGTGCCTAACTGAATTTGTTTTGTTTAAAAACTTGTGCATGTTAGGATTCTAGATAATCTCCCAGTTGTGGTACCTAGACAGACACGGGAAGGAAGCCAAACACCAAGCTTTGAGCATGGTTATCGAGTTGGTTATAAGGTGAGCATAACAAATTTATGCCTCATAAGTTGAACATGAACTGTTAAAATTTTTATTGGAGAACTTATTTGGTTTGAATGAAATATTACCAGCTCAAGGATGACAAGTATTATATCAACAACCACTTGAGTTTTAAAGTTTTGTACCATGAAGACCAAACTTCTCCAGACGCTCGCATTGTTGGCTTCCATGTGATTCCTAGCAGGTATGTCATATTTCATGATCTACAACTTGCATAGATGTTTGGCACTTACATTTTCTCCACGTCTGTTTCCACTATTTTGTTCTCTTTTTGCTTACAGTTGGCTTCCCACTTTCATCTCCACATCTTCTTATGAACGATGAAGTCATCTATATTTGATTACTTCTTTATTCTCGTTTGTTACAGCATCAAGCATGAATACGGTACCTGGGATGACAATAATCCCACAGCGCAAACTTGCAATGCTAACATTAAGATTACACCTGGTAGTCACACTCCTCAAGAGGTGGCTCCTGATGCATATGTAGTATTCTCTTATGATGTTACCTTTGAGGTATAGCTCATTTCTCAAAGATTCTCTCACTGAGATTCTTGTTCCCCCAATTTTGATTAATTTTGAATTACCTACTGCAGGCAAGTGAGATCATATGGGCATCTCGCTGGGATGTCTACCTTCTTTCTAGCGATAGCCAAATCCATTGGTTCTCAATTGTTAACTCATTGATGATTGTCCTATTCCTTTCTGGTATGGTGGCCATGATCATGATGAGAACTCTTTACAAGGACATAGCAAACTATAATCAGCTTGACAATCAGGATGAGGCCCAGGAAGAAACTGGATGGAAGTTAGTGCATGGTGATGTATTCCGGCCTCCTGTCCACTCAGGCCTCCTTTGTGTTTACGTTGGTACTGGCGTGCAGTTCTTTGGGATGACACTAGTAACCATGATGTTTGCGCTACTTGGATTCTTATCACCAGCAAACCGCGGAGGACTCATGACTGCTATGGTCCTTTTGTGGGTGTTCATGGGTGTACTGGCAGGATACACCTCGTCTCGCCTGTACAAGATGTTCAAAGGCACTGAGTGGAAGAAGATCACCCTCAAAACTGCCTTCATGTTTCCTGGAATTATCTTTGcgctcttcttctttttgaatGCCCTCATCTGGGGTGAGAAATCATCTGGCGCAGTTCCTTTTGGAACAATGTTTGCTTTGTTCCTCCTATGGTTTGGCATCTCTGTGCCGCTGGTCTTTGTTGGAAGTTTCTTGGGATTCAAGCAGCCAGCCATTGAGGACCCAGTGAAGACAAACAAGATTCCCAGGCAAATTCCCGAGCAAGCATGGTACCTGCAGCCAGCTTTTGCTATACTTGCTGGTGGCATATTGCCATTTGGGGCTGTCTTTATTGAGCTCTTCTTCATCCTGACATCCATCTGGCTGAACCAGTTCTACTACATCTTTGGCTTCCTCTTCATagtcttcatcatcctcattgTGACCTGTGCTGAGATCACGATTGTGCTATGCTACTTCCAGCTATGCAGTGAGGATTACCACTGGTGGTGGAGGGCATACCTGACTGCAGGCTCATCAGCACTCTATCTGTTTGCTTATGCTATCTTCTACTTCTTCAACAAGTTGGAGATCACGAAGCTTGTCTCAGGCATCCTGTACTTTGGTTACATGCTGATCATCTCTTATGCCTTCTTTGTGCTGACTGGTACCATTGGCTTCTATGCCTGCTTCTGGTTCGTGAGGAAGATATATGCTTCTGTGAAGATTGACTGATTGAACTACTGTCTAGAGAAACTTAGAGCACCTTGTTTCCAAGGTTTTATTTCAAGGTCGCGCATGGTGCTGCTCGATTGACATATAGAGGAAACTGGGATTTGAGATGGGATTCCATGGTTTTGGTAGAGTATGTGTAGTCCATTAGGAGTAAGAACTGCTGGAAGTTAAAGTGAGATCTTGATACGTGATGATCAGCATGGATTTTGTACCTTTAAAGATATTGAGTGCTGTCTTGTAATATGCCTTATCATGATTTTCTTTGCATGTTCCACCACACCACGTGTGCTGATATTGTGCTCCAGAATCCAGATCATAGCTGAACAGGTGGTCAAGCTTTCTCACCGGCTTGTGAGTTTGAAATCTCGATGCTGTTAATTTCTCACTAGTATGTTTGCTGTTTTGGACTTTGGTCAAGCGGCCCTGCTAAAACATTGGTGGTTTTAGATTGCTTCCTGTTATGTGGAAGGTGTCTTTGCATGGGCCAGTTAGTAGTCTGTACTTAGTAGACATTTCTTGTAGGATTTGATTTTGGAGTTAAAATACGATTATGCACTGATTGCTGTTTTCACAAGATTCTCGACTCGAGTACTTACCCTGTTCATCATGCAGGTTCTTTGGTTAATGATGTTTCCCCCCTTGTGATTATAAATATGGTTAATATTATTggatacatactccctccgtttcaaattgtaatttattttggttttgtaattcataaatattattatgcatctatagAGTATGTCTGATGctaatgcataataatatctacgaacatagaaaaactaaaatgacctacaatttggaacggaaggagtagcatgtaaatgaatttttttattttttacctttttttcaatataattttaaaaataatacaaatatttctaatataattttaaaaataatcccTTCGACGAATATTTCCATTCGGTGACCCTTTTGGTCGTGCCAATCCGCGTGGCGTGACATGATCAATTTGTCGCGCCACATGCCTTGGCACGACAAGGCCATCATACTGGCAGGAGCCGATGATATGGAACACTTCTGTTACACCAATGCATGTGGGTAACGTGATTTTGTCGTGCCATCATGCCGTGTGACAAAATGTGCTCAATTCAATTTACCCACTTTGAACCATTTAAATAAAATAGACTTTGAactatttaaataaaatagtatttgaatttcaaatatTACGAAACTTTGTATGCACATTGTACAATGTGTAAATACATTTTAGTAGCATGCATAAGGTCAAGAGTTACATATTTTAAAATCTATAGTTTCAAACTAGGCTATATATTATCCCTATATCCATATTAGGGCTCCCGTTAAATTTACCCACTTTTGAGTCATCTTAATaaaaatagtatttgaacttCAAATGTCATGTCACAAAACTTAGCATGCATATTGTATAAGGTGTAAAGATACCATTTTATTAACACCCTCAAGGCTAAGTGCTACATATTTTGAAATCTATAATTTCAAAGTAGGCTATGTATTATCCCTTTACGCTTATTACGAATATACTTTGCAAGtgttagaaaaataatttaacttTGCATATTTTCTTTCCATAAATTTAATTAGTTAATGGGATCCAAATATTTCCAAACTCTGATGAGGCTACATATATCACAATATACATGTTTCATTTTAACTGCATTCAAACCATCACCTATTATACAAATTGATCCTATTCAATTGTAATCGATACTGGATAGATCGGACCATACGAAGCTTATGTCATATAATGCTTTTTTGCACATCTTTCTTATATTGATCTACTATCTTGGTCCAGACCATATTCCCATACCTTAATTAATAAAGTTAATTTGGGAATCTCAGTTCATATATTGTAGCTATTGAAATGAGAGTAAAAGAACAAGACAAAATTGAAGAATGTATCTCGATTGTTTTAGTGAATAATGTGATTACATATTTATACGTAGGGAAAGGGTGTGGCCAAAGGGGTGATGTCCTTATAGAAAGGTATCTCATGAATAGACATACATGTTCATGGACACGTGTCTATGGACTAACATGTGTAGATGGTGTATCGCGTGATAAGAAACTTGTCGACCTATGGCCCTTGATGTGGGGGAGCATCACATGCCTTGCAAACTAATTATAGTATTATGTTATGATTTTTAATCGAAGATGTCTCTTCATATGAAGAGAGAATAGTATAATCTATAATGTATAGTATTATTGTGTTGTTTCTTAGTAATAAATAAATGATGTCGAAAGCTAAGAGTGAGGGTAATGATTCACTACTTACCTACTGCTCTTTAGGTGGTAATTTTAGGCCCGTTTGGTATGGTTTCAGTTTCACTGAGAAATGTTTCATATTCAGTTTCTCTATAGAAGTGTTTTTCATATTCAGTTTCTCTATAGAAGTGTTTCTCTAGTGAATCAGAATCATTTTGTGAAATCATTTGGCTGGTTGGAAAGATTCTTGTTCTACCTCGTTTTCTTTGAAAATTCATAGAAACAAATATGCttcaaaaaatatcaaaaatgGTTTGTGTGCGAGGAGGATCTCAAATAAGATCCATTTTGACTATAGTTTCACTTATAAAGAATAAATAGTAAAAGATGACCGCTACAAGACTAGAGAGATGGTTGGAAACGGTGAATCAGAATCATGCGAAAATGATCTGTGGCCGTTTCACGCTCCTAGGCAAAAAAGAGAAACGTTTCAAGTAAGTCGTGGGTGAAATGTTTCACCTTTTCACCATTTAGCATATATTTTAGTGATTCTCCGTAGAAATAGAAACGTTTCTGCTAGCCAAATGCACCCTTTGCATCTTTCATGACACATAAGCTTTCAGGGAATAGCTTCCTAATACATTGTAAAGAAAGGAAATCTAATTAAAATGGGACAAATATATCTTATAACATAGCTTTATTGGAGTTTGGGGCTACTTAATTAAATTTAAGGTAACAAAATAGGCAAAGTCAAATTATTTTTCCAACACTTCCGAGCTGCCTTAAGAGGAATAGAGGGATAATACATAACCTACTTTGAAATTATAGATTTCAAAATATGTAGCACTTAGCCTTGGAGGTGTTAATAAGATGGAATCTTTACACCTTATACAATATGCATGCCGAGTTTCGTGACATTTGGAGTTCAAATAGATGACATAAAAGTGGGTACATTTAACAGTAGCCCTAATATGGATATAGGGATAATACATAGCCTACTTTGAAACTATAGATTTCAAAATATGTAACTCTTGACCTTATGTATATTACTAAAATGGATTATTTACACCTTGTACAATGCGTATACAAAGTTTTGTAACATTTGaagttcaaatactattttatttaGATGGTTCAAAGTGGGTAAATTGAATTAGGTTCCTTTGTCACGCCAGGCACGATGGCGCAACAACATCACATTGTCGTACCACATGCATTGTGTGATAGGAGCATTTCACATCATCGGCTCCTGCCAGAGGTGGCCTCATTGCGCAAATGCATGTGGTGCGACAACGTGATCCTGTCACACCACGCGGATTGGTGCGA
It includes:
- the LOC101771479 gene encoding transmembrane 9 superfamily member 7, with the translated sequence MATPGRGLRPRHLLIFLAAAVLYAASSPAGAFYLPGVAPRDFQKDDELQVKVNKLSSIKTQLPYDYYFLDYCKPQAIKNSAENLGEVLRGDRIENSVYNFKMRRDESCKVVCRRKLSQEAAKNFKEKIDDEYRVNMILDNLPVVVPRQTREGSQTPSFEHGYRVGYKLKDDKYYINNHLSFKVLYHEDQTSPDARIVGFHVIPSSIKHEYGTWDDNNPTAQTCNANIKITPGSHTPQEVAPDAYVVFSYDVTFEASEIIWASRWDVYLLSSDSQIHWFSIVNSLMIVLFLSGMVAMIMMRTLYKDIANYNQLDNQDEAQEETGWKLVHGDVFRPPVHSGLLCVYVGTGVQFFGMTLVTMMFALLGFLSPANRGGLMTAMVLLWVFMGVLAGYTSSRLYKMFKGTEWKKITLKTAFMFPGIIFALFFFLNALIWGEKSSGAVPFGTMFALFLLWFGISVPLVFVGSFLGFKQPAIEDPVKTNKIPRQIPEQAWYLQPAFAILAGGILPFGAVFIELFFILTSIWLNQFYYIFGFLFIVFIILIVTCAEITIVLCYFQLCSEDYHWWWRAYLTAGSSALYLFAYAIFYFFNKLEITKLVSGILYFGYMLIISYAFFVLTGTIGFYACFWFVRKIYASVKID